In one window of Fictibacillus phosphorivorans DNA:
- a CDS encoding DNA alkylation repair protein, with protein sequence MANPYLCPNCKTNRTRFNVIEQNPVAVKLDPSTGDVVQQYEDGELDMFHLPYKGSERLIQCGACGIVGEEEMYIKRAQSNPRA encoded by the coding sequence ATGGCAAATCCTTATTTATGTCCAAACTGTAAGACAAACCGTACGCGTTTTAACGTGATCGAACAAAATCCTGTAGCGGTTAAGCTAGATCCATCTACTGGAGATGTGGTTCAACAATATGAAGATGGTGAGTTAGATATGTTCCATCTTCCGTATAAAGGTTCAGAACGATTGATCCAGTGCGGCGCATGCGGCATAGTTGGAGAAGAAGAGATGTACATCAAACGTGCTCAGAGTAATCCGAGAGCGTAG